In Firmicutes bacterium ASF500, a single genomic region encodes these proteins:
- the ytrB_2 gene encoding ABC transporter ATP-binding protein YtrB: MIKVNNVVKTFDGFRALDGLTMTAEKGSIYGLVGPNGAGKSTILRHIMGIYRPNSGSVLVDGEQVYENPAVKAKIAAIPDDLYYFNSASTKDMMRFYRGVYPSFDVKRYEALAEAFPEVDEKQPIRRLSKGMQKQSAFRLALCCNPEVLVLDEPVDGLDPVMRRQVWTLLMGDVAQRGTTVLVSSHNLRELEDVCDHVGILSHGKVLLERSLTDLQDNVVKLQIAFADGKLPDLPKDLNVLHTSQIGRVFTLIVRGNPAEIKTRMAAFSPILMEALPLTLEEIFIYELGGEDYAVRDIVL; the protein is encoded by the coding sequence ATGATTAAGGTAAACAACGTGGTCAAGACCTTCGACGGCTTCCGGGCCCTGGACGGTCTCACTATGACGGCGGAGAAGGGCTCCATCTACGGGCTGGTGGGTCCCAACGGGGCGGGCAAGTCCACCATCCTGCGGCACATTATGGGCATATACCGCCCCAACTCCGGCTCGGTGCTGGTGGACGGGGAGCAGGTCTATGAAAACCCGGCGGTGAAGGCCAAGATCGCCGCCATCCCCGACGATCTGTACTATTTCAACTCCGCCTCCACCAAAGATATGATGCGCTTCTACCGGGGCGTCTACCCCAGCTTCGACGTGAAGCGGTACGAGGCCCTGGCCGAGGCCTTCCCCGAGGTGGACGAGAAGCAGCCCATCCGCCGGCTGTCCAAGGGGATGCAGAAGCAGTCCGCCTTCCGGCTGGCCCTGTGCTGCAATCCCGAGGTGCTGGTCCTCGACGAGCCGGTGGACGGCCTGGACCCGGTGATGCGCCGCCAGGTGTGGACCCTCCTTATGGGGGACGTAGCCCAGCGGGGGACCACGGTGCTGGTCTCCTCCCACAACCTCCGGGAGCTGGAGGACGTGTGCGACCATGTGGGCATCCTCAGCCACGGCAAGGTGCTGCTGGAGCGGTCCCTCACCGATTTGCAGGACAACGTAGTGAAGCTTCAAATCGCCTTTGCCGACGGTAAGCTGCCCGACCTGCCCAAAGACCTGAACGTGCTCCATACCTCCCAGATCGGGCGGGTGTTCACCCTCATCGTCCGGGGAAACCCGGCGGAGATCAAGACCCGGATGGCGGCCTTCTCCCCCATCCTCATGGAGGCCCTGCCCCTGACCCTGGAGGAGATTTTTATCTATGAATTGGGAGGTGAGGACTATGCGGTCCGCGACATCGTACTTTAA
- the thlA gene encoding Acetyl-CoA acetyltransferase, with amino-acid sequence MREVYVVNCCRTAIGSFGGSLKDTPAAELGAVVIKEALNRANVKPENVDEVMFGCILTAGLGQNPARQASLKAGIPTAVPAYTVGMVCGSGMKSVIEAGRTIACGDAEIIVAGGMENMSAAPYALPSARWGARMGDNKMVDTMIKDGLWDAYNNYHMGTTAENICDVWGITREELDEFGYNSQKKAADAIEAGKFDDEIVPVTIKVKKEMVEFKKDEFPRLSPLDKLAKLRGAFPCGPEGVEDEIVHTFELTGVHEADAKKHVQRVTAGQASGINDGAAALVLASKEAVEKYGLKPMAKLVSWGQGGVDPKIMGVGPVPASRQAMEKAGLKIEDMDLVEANEAFAAQSIAVARELGFDMSKVNVNGGAIALGHPVGASGARIIVTLLHELAKRDDAKKGLATLCIGGGMGVATIFEKC; translated from the coding sequence ATGAGAGAAGTTTATGTTGTCAACTGCTGCCGCACCGCCATCGGCTCCTTCGGCGGTTCCCTGAAGGACACCCCCGCCGCTGAGCTGGGCGCTGTCGTCATCAAGGAGGCCCTGAACCGGGCCAATGTGAAGCCCGAGAACGTGGACGAGGTCATGTTCGGCTGCATCCTCACCGCCGGCCTGGGCCAGAACCCCGCCCGTCAGGCCAGCCTGAAGGCCGGTATCCCCACCGCCGTCCCCGCCTACACTGTGGGCATGGTGTGCGGCTCCGGCATGAAGTCGGTCATCGAGGCCGGCCGGACCATCGCCTGCGGCGACGCCGAGATCATCGTGGCCGGCGGCATGGAGAATATGTCCGCCGCCCCCTACGCCCTCCCCTCCGCCCGCTGGGGCGCCCGCATGGGCGACAACAAGATGGTGGACACCATGATTAAGGACGGCCTGTGGGACGCCTATAACAACTACCACATGGGCACCACCGCCGAGAACATCTGCGACGTGTGGGGCATCACCCGTGAGGAGCTGGACGAGTTCGGCTACAACTCCCAGAAGAAGGCCGCCGACGCCATCGAGGCCGGCAAGTTTGACGACGAGATCGTTCCCGTAACCATCAAGGTCAAGAAGGAAATGGTGGAGTTCAAAAAGGACGAGTTCCCCCGCCTGTCCCCCCTGGATAAGCTGGCTAAGCTGCGCGGCGCGTTCCCCTGCGGCCCCGAGGGCGTTGAGGACGAGATCGTCCACACCTTCGAGCTCACCGGCGTCCATGAGGCCGACGCCAAGAAGCACGTCCAGCGGGTGACCGCCGGTCAGGCCTCCGGCATCAACGACGGCGCGGCCGCCCTGGTGCTGGCCTCCAAGGAGGCTGTTGAGAAGTACGGCCTGAAGCCCATGGCTAAGCTGGTCAGCTGGGGCCAGGGCGGCGTGGACCCCAAGATCATGGGCGTGGGCCCTGTGCCCGCCTCCCGTCAGGCCATGGAGAAGGCCGGCCTGAAGATTGAGGACATGGACCTGGTGGAGGCCAACGAGGCCTTTGCCGCTCAGTCCATCGCTGTGGCCCGTGAGCTGGGCTTCGACATGAGCAAGGTCAACGTCAACGGCGGCGCTATCGCCCTGGGCCACCCCGTGGGCGCTTCCGGCGCTCGGATCATCGTCACCCTGCTCCACGAGCTGGCTAAGCGGGACGATGCCAAGAAGGGCCTGGCTACCCTGTGCATCGGCGGCGGCATGGGCGTTGCCACCATCTTCGAGAAGTGCTGA
- the pnp gene encoding Polyribonucleotide nucleotidyltransferase, with protein sequence MSTIIKHKQFPKFKSWTMDLCGRPLTIEVGKVAELASASALVKYGETTVMVAATVSPRPRDGIDFFPLSVEFEEKLYAVGRIPGSFMRREGRPSLPAVLASRLIDRPMRPLFPYDFRNDVCIQCTVMSVDYDCSPEVAAMIGASACVSYSEIPFAGPIGCLEVGFCDGQIVLNPNQEQRKTSRMDVTVAATREKVVMIEAGADEIPDEIMYAGIVKAHEEIKKQIDFIDQIVAEIGKPKMEYEHAQFNQELFDDIVANFMDEAKAAMDTDDKTVREQRWNEMIDHWHEKYLEQYPDMDQYLEEFTYKFQKKIVKAWLLEGHRVDGRAQNEIRPLAAEVGVLPRVHGSGLFTRGQTQVLSVCTLNTLAAAQKLDTIWEETEKRYLHHYNFPPYSVGEARAPRSTNRREYGHGFLAERALAPVLPSVEEFPYAIRVVSEVLSSNGSTSQGSICGSTLALMDAGVPIKAPVAGISCGLIQDDNGGFTTFIDIQGVEDFHGEMDFKVAGTKAGITAIQMDLKNDGLTHEIIKEALDITRDARFAILDEVMLPCIAAPRPEVCKWAPKMISMKIDPDKIREVIGKGGSVIQKITAESGAQIDIEDDGTIHIASPDAASCDAAKKMIETIVFVPQVGELYYGKVVRILQFGAFVELAPGKDGMVHISKLAEHRVEKVEDVVNIGDMIWVKVTEIDEKGRVNLSYKDALREIKAKKEAGLPIK encoded by the coding sequence ATGTCAACGATTATCAAGCACAAGCAGTTCCCCAAGTTCAAGAGCTGGACCATGGACCTGTGCGGCCGTCCCCTCACCATCGAGGTGGGCAAGGTGGCCGAGCTGGCCTCCGCTTCCGCTCTGGTGAAGTACGGCGAGACCACCGTGATGGTGGCCGCTACCGTCTCCCCCCGTCCCCGTGACGGCATCGACTTCTTCCCCCTGTCCGTGGAGTTTGAGGAGAAGCTGTACGCCGTGGGCCGCATCCCCGGCTCCTTCATGCGCCGCGAGGGCCGGCCCTCCCTGCCCGCCGTGCTGGCCAGCCGCCTCATCGACCGGCCCATGCGCCCCCTGTTCCCCTACGACTTCCGCAACGATGTGTGCATCCAGTGTACCGTCATGAGCGTGGACTACGACTGCTCCCCCGAGGTGGCCGCTATGATCGGCGCTTCCGCCTGCGTGAGCTATAGCGAGATTCCCTTCGCCGGCCCCATCGGCTGCCTGGAGGTGGGCTTCTGCGACGGGCAGATCGTCCTCAACCCCAACCAGGAGCAGCGCAAGACCTCCCGTATGGACGTGACTGTGGCCGCCACCCGGGAGAAGGTGGTCATGATCGAGGCCGGTGCCGACGAGATTCCCGACGAGATCATGTACGCCGGTATCGTCAAGGCCCACGAGGAGATCAAGAAGCAGATCGACTTCATCGACCAGATCGTGGCCGAGATCGGCAAGCCCAAGATGGAGTATGAACACGCCCAGTTCAACCAGGAGCTCTTTGACGACATCGTGGCCAACTTCATGGACGAGGCCAAGGCCGCTATGGACACCGACGACAAGACCGTCCGGGAGCAGCGCTGGAACGAGATGATCGACCACTGGCACGAGAAGTATCTGGAACAGTACCCCGACATGGATCAGTACCTGGAGGAGTTCACCTACAAGTTCCAGAAGAAGATTGTCAAGGCATGGCTGCTGGAGGGCCACCGGGTGGACGGACGGGCTCAGAATGAGATTCGTCCCCTGGCCGCCGAGGTGGGCGTCCTGCCCCGGGTCCACGGCTCCGGCCTGTTCACCCGGGGTCAGACCCAGGTTCTGTCTGTGTGCACCCTGAATACCCTGGCCGCCGCGCAGAAGCTGGACACCATCTGGGAGGAGACCGAGAAGCGGTATCTGCACCACTACAACTTCCCCCCCTACTCCGTGGGCGAGGCCCGGGCTCCCCGGTCCACCAACCGCCGGGAGTACGGACACGGCTTCCTGGCCGAGCGGGCTCTGGCCCCCGTGCTGCCCTCCGTGGAGGAGTTCCCCTACGCCATCCGCGTGGTCAGTGAGGTGCTCAGCTCCAACGGCTCCACCTCCCAGGGCTCCATCTGCGGCTCCACCTTGGCCCTGATGGACGCCGGCGTGCCCATCAAGGCCCCTGTGGCTGGTATCTCCTGCGGCCTGATTCAGGACGACAACGGAGGCTTCACCACCTTCATCGACATCCAGGGTGTGGAGGACTTCCACGGCGAGATGGACTTTAAGGTGGCCGGTACCAAGGCCGGCATCACCGCCATCCAGATGGACCTGAAGAACGACGGCCTGACCCACGAGATCATCAAGGAGGCCTTGGACATCACCCGGGACGCCCGGTTCGCCATCCTGGACGAGGTGATGCTGCCCTGCATCGCCGCCCCCCGCCCCGAGGTGTGCAAGTGGGCCCCCAAGATGATTTCCATGAAGATCGACCCGGACAAGATCCGTGAGGTCATCGGCAAGGGCGGCTCCGTTATCCAGAAGATCACCGCCGAGTCCGGCGCGCAGATCGACATCGAGGACGACGGCACCATCCACATCGCCTCCCCCGATGCCGCCTCCTGCGACGCCGCCAAAAAGATGATCGAGACCATCGTGTTCGTCCCCCAGGTGGGCGAGCTGTACTACGGCAAGGTGGTGCGCATCCTCCAGTTCGGCGCGTTTGTGGAGCTGGCCCCGGGCAAGGACGGCATGGTCCACATCTCCAAGCTGGCCGAGCACCGGGTGGAGAAGGTGGAGGACGTGGTCAACATCGGCGACATGATCTGGGTGAAGGTCACCGAGATCGACGAGAAGGGCCGGGTCAACCTGTCCTATAAGGACGCCCTCCGGGAGATCAAGGCCAAGAAAGAGGCTGGTCTGCCCATCAAATAA